A stretch of Lathyrus oleraceus cultivar Zhongwan6 chromosome 6, CAAS_Psat_ZW6_1.0, whole genome shotgun sequence DNA encodes these proteins:
- the LOC127097019 gene encoding protein CUP-SHAPED COTYLEDON 3 → MGLRDVGASLPPGFRFYPSDEELVLHYLLKKITNENVIKGTLEEIDLHTCEPWQLPEVAKLNATEWYFFSFRDRKYSTGFRTNRATTCGYWKATGKDRTVYDPITREVVGMRKTLVFYRNRAPNGIKTGWIMHEFRLETPHMPPKEDWVLCRVFHKGKTENNGKLSPQDMYETIAPSLTTQAMPIGYNYNQFAPFSSSMTTQHYNQNDSLLNLLQLSKETNTNCSSVTQISPKCDDGYGFLWDMDLEDHHDGVESSNLEGIRFEVDNNNSSMVLI, encoded by the exons ATGGGTCTTAGAGATGTTGGTGCTTCACTTCCACCTGGGTTTAGGTTTTATCCAAGTGATGAAGAATTGGTCCTTCATTACCTTTTGAAAAAAATCACAAATGAGAATGTTATCAAAGGTACCTTAGAGGAAATCGACTTACACACATGCGAACCATGGCAACTCCCCG AAGTGGCTAAGCTCAACGCAACTGAATGGTACTTCTTCAGCTTTCGTGACCGTAAATATTCCACAGGCTTTCGAACCAATAGGGCTACGACATGTGGATATTGGAAAGCGACAGGAAAAGATCGAACGGTGTATGATCCAATCACTCGTGAGGTTGTAGGGATGAGGAAGACTTTGGTGTTCTATAGGAATAGAGCTCCTAATGGAATCAAAACAGGTTGGATCATGCATGAGTTTCGCTTGGAAACCCCACATATGCCACCTAAG GAAGACTGGGTATTGTGTAGAGTATTTCACAAAGGAAAAACAGAAAACAATGGAAAGTTAAGTCCACAAGACATGTATGAAACCATAGCTCCATCCTTAACCACCCAAGCCATGCCAATTGGTTACAACTATAACCAATTTGCTCCATTCTCATCATCAATGACAACTCAGCATTACAATCAAAATGATTCATTGTTGAATCTCCTTCAATTATCTAAAGAAACAAACACAAATTGTAGTAGTGTTACTCAAATTAGTCCTAAATGTGATGATGGATATGGATTCTTGTGGGACATGGATTTGGAAGATCATCATGATGGTGTGGAGTCATCAAACTTGGAAGGAATTAGATTCGAGGttgataataataatagtagTATGGTCTTGATATAA